The Anas acuta chromosome 33, bAnaAcu1.1, whole genome shotgun sequence DNA segment CCGCCATGGGACTGTGGCGACGGCACCGGAGGGGTGATGGCGGTCCCAGGGGGGGCGCGAGGAGCACGGAGGGGGCGGGGACGGAGAGCAGCGAGGTGAGGGGGGGcgtgggggtgggaggggggtgCGGGGACGTCAGCGGGGCAGTGGAGACCCGTGGGTGGCCAATGGGGACTcttggggtcatgggggggaCACCTGGGGGTCTTGGGGACATCAACGGGTCAACGGGGTCCCTAGGGTGGCCAATGGGGACTCTTGGGGTCATAGGAGGGACATCTGGGGGTCTTGGGGACGTCAACGGGTCAATGGGGTCCCCTTGGGGtgagggggacacggggacactgGAGGGCCttgggggagggtggggggacacaatggggacacctggggaccCTCGGGGatgtcccctccctcccctccccccccagatGAGCTCCGTTGGGtcctgggtgccccccagcGACGCCCCCGCCTGGGAGCCCCCCATGGGTGAGTatggggggggctcccccccaAAATCCAACCCCCCCCCTCTTCCTCTGATCCCCTCCCCACAATTTATCGCCCCCATTTGCCCCCCCTCCCAATTTACCCCCCCAATTTACTCCCCCCAACTTACCCCCCCCAATTTACCCCCCCAATTTACCCCCTCCCCATTTAACCCCCTCCCAATTTACCCCCCCAATTTACTCCCCCAACTTACCGCCCCCAATTTACCCCCCCAAATTTNNNNNNNNNNNNNNNNNNNNNNNNNNNNNNNNNNNNNNNNNNNNNNNNNNNNNNNNNNNNNNNNNNNNNNNNNNNNNNNNNNNNNNNNNNNNNNNNNNNNNNNNNNNNNNNNNNNNNNNNNNNNNNNNNNNNNNNNNNNNNNNNNNNNNNNNNNNNNNNNNNNNNNNNNNNNNNNNNNNNNNNNNNNNNNNNNNNNNNNNggggggagggagggggagaaggggggggagCGTtaggttggggggggggggaagcggtTTTGGGGGGAAATCCGAGCTTTTGAGGGGAAAAGACACGATTTGGAGGGGAAAATGACGGTTTTTGAGGAGAAAGAGCCCAGTTTTGAGGGAAAATGGAAGGTTTTGAGAGGAAAAAGTCAgttttttgagggaaaaaatgtcagTTGTGAGGAAAAAGACCCAATTTGGAGGGAAAAAGGTCAGTTTCTGAGGAGAAAGGGCCCACTTTTGAGGGAAAATACCAGGTTTTGAGGAAAAAGACAcaatttggaaggaaaaaatgatcgTTTCTGGGGAAAAAGGGCCCGCTTTTGAgggaaaatgtcactttttgAGGGGAAAGAGCCGGTTTTGAAGAGAAATGTCAGTTTTGAGGGGAAAAGTCACAATTTGGAgggaaaaatgtcagtttttgAGGACAAAAGGCTCACTTTTGAGGGAAAATGTCCCTTTTTGAGGGGAAAAGGCCTGGTGTTGAGAAGAAAACGTCGGTTTTGAGGGAAAAAGACCCAATTTGGAGGTAAGAATGTCaatttctgaagagaaagagCTTGCTTTTGAGGGAAAATGTCGCTTTCTGAGACAAAAAAGTCAGTTTTTGAGGGGAAAGAGCCCAGTTTTGAGGGAAATTTGCAGTTTTTGAGCGGAAAAAGTCAGTTTTTTGAGGGGATAATGTCAGTTTTGAGGGAAAAAGACCCAATTTGTAGGggtaaatgtcatttttttgaAGGTAAAAGACCcaatttggaaggaaaaatgtcagtttCTGAGGAGAAAGAGCCCACTTTTGAGggaaaaatgtcactttttgagggaaaaatatcagtttttgagagaaaaatgtcagtttttcaggaaaaaagccCAGTTTTGAGGGAATATGTCAGTTTTTGAAGAGAAAGATCCCATTTTGAGGAGAAAATGTCGTATTTTGAGGAAAAGAATTTGGAGGGTTAAAAATCACCCTTTTTGAAGGAAAACCGCGAGGTTTTGATGTCAAAAACcctttttgagggaaaaaaaggaacattttgagGGATTAAAGCTCCTGTTTGAGAGGAAAGAGCTGAGGAAAAATAACCCTTCCTCAAAAATTAAGGCAATTTTGGGTGAAAAAGTTTTAAACCGCCCTCACAACCAACAATGTTGagataaaaaacacttttaaggaaaagaagagcaTTTTGTCTGGGGAGAACAACGcaatttttgcagaaaaaaatcaaatttggGCACTGACCCCTCTGGGGAGACGCCTgcccctccctgcagcaccccggtgccctttttggggtgaaaaagtGGCATTTTGGGACCTGAcacccccctcccagcaccccaacCCTCCTTCGGGGCCTCCTCATGCTGCATTTTGGGGCAAAATCCCGCTGTTTTGGGGCCCGCCACATCCACAGCGCCACAGCCGGGGTAGAGGAAGGGTTATTTTGGGGCCAAACCCCCTTTTTTCAAGCCCAACCCCACAAACCCGCCCCCCGAACCTCCCATTTTGGGTCCAGAAGATGGAATGCGGGGACCAAACACCCCATTTTGGGTCCAAAAGCCACAATTTTGGGTCCAAACACCCCATTTGGGGTCCAAAAGGCACAATTTGGGGCCCCAAACCCCGCATTTTTACCCCAACCACCCGCTCCACGGGGcccagccccccctcccccctgtAGCGTACGGTTTTGGGCCGAAAAGCGCCGATTTCGGGGCCGCCGCTGACGTGAGGGGCTGAGGCaccgggggagggggcggggctaagGGCGgcgaggccacgccccccgcTGCGGCAGGGGCGGGGGTGCCGCAGGGGCGTGGCCGGGagcgagggggcggggccaacGCGGAGCCATGaatgggagcagagggaagggggcgtggcctggcgGAAGCCACGCCCTCCCCGTAGAGCACGCGGGCGCAGCGTGGGAAAAACGCATTTTATTGAAtggaggcggcggcgcggggACTCCCCCGGGTCCTAGCGCCGGGTCCTAGCGCCGGGTCCGCCGGTTGGGGGTtacggggcggggaggggggggagctcccggtgccgctcccggtgccgctcCCGGCTCAGAGCAGCGGGCGCGGCTGCTGGGTGAGCAGGACGCCGAAGCGGCGCTTGAGGACCAGACGGTGCCGCGAGAAGCGGTCGTCGGGGGAGAAGCGGGCGGGGTGCGCCGAGAAGGTCGGGCTGCCGGCCGGGGACGTCTTCTGCGGGGACAGCGAGGAGCCGTGAGGCCGGGGCCGAGCCGCGGAGCCCCCCCGGAGCcctcccggagcccccccggtaCCTTCAGGGTGTAGACGCGCTCGCCCCGCTCGTTGTGGTAGTACTGCAGGaacatggcggcggcggcgaggagagagaaggggggAGAAGAAGGCGGAAGCGGAAGTGGAGGGGGCGGCGCCTGCGCGCTGTGCCCGCAAGGgctgctgggagttgtagtccccGTGCGGCTCAACCCCCGCCCTTTGTGTATTTCCATCGGGGGTGACGTCACGCAGCGTGACGTCACGCGGGCCGGTGTCACTCACCCCAGTGACGTCACCGCCGTTCTCCCTTCCCAttggctgcccccccccccgccggggaagggcaggaggtcGCCCCAGCGGCTGGCCCGGGCCTGGCGGTAGAGGGACCTGCGGGATGACGTCACTGAGGGGGCGTGTCCCTCGGGGTTATGACGTCATCGGTGACGTCACACCGCACCTACCGGCCGTGCCGGGCCGCCGTCACCGCCAGGCGCCGCTGGGCCCCGTCAGGGCAGCAGAGGGACAGGGAGACGtggcgggggcgggggcggaCGGGGGCGGTCACCCGGGCCCAGCCCCCCGGCGGTGACGTCATCGGGTCGGGCGGCGACGTCACGGGGTCGGGCGGTGATGTCACGGGGTCCCCCGGTGACGTCAGGGCGCTCCCGCGCCTCCGCACCACCAGGAAGGACACCAGCTCCCGCTCAGGGGCAGAGGGGTTCTGGCATGGGGGAGAAACGCGTGGGTCCCAGTAcaaaccagtataaaccagtatgtCCCAGTACGTCCCAGGGTCCCCCCCAACACATCCCAGTGCCCCCTCAGTACATCCCAGTAtgtcccagtgcctccccagcccgtcccagtgcccccccactCCATCCCAGCCCATCCCAGTatgtcccagtgcctcccaaGTCCATCTTAATAcatcccagtgccctcccagcccatcccagtatatcccagtatatcccagtgCTCACCCCCGACAGCGGCAGGGGCCAGAAGCTCTGGGCGAAGGCGCAGGCCCGGCCCTGGCTCAGGCGGGGACAGGGCAGGCGGTGGGGACACTGCGGGGACATCACGGGGGTGGtactgggggatactgggaggaactgggacgaactgggagggactgggaggggacaggggacatcCTGGGGGCGCTCACCGGGGCAAAGATCTCCACGCTGTCAGCATCAGGTCCCTTTtttgggggagaagggaagataAAATGTTGGTGACGTCATCGATGATGTCATGGCGGGTTGGTGATGTCACCGATGATGTCACTGATGACGTcacccacctgcagcagctcctcccgTGCCTCCATCAGCGCCCGGTGCCCGGCGCGGGTCCCGTTCTCCAAcagcacctgggggggggcaccctataacccccccagtgaccccaaatccaccccaaaatcccccaaaatgaccccaaatcccccaaatccccccaaatgtcccccaacctccccaaatgaccccaagagccccccaaatcccctccagccccccccaaattccccccagGCTCCCCCCAATCCTCCCTCAATGccccaaaatgaccccaaacccccccaaaatgaattaaattccCCCCAATTGGCCCCAAAATGGCCCCAAAGCCTCCCcaatgcccccagaccccccccaaatcccccctaaACCCCCCAAAACGCCCCCTTAACCCCATCAAGtgcccccaaatctcccccaaTGACCCCAAATTTTCCTCAAAAGccccaaaattcccccaaaatgccccaaaatcGACCAAAAtgccccccaaaacctcccttAACCCCTCCAATCCcttccccaaaccccccccagccccctcccaaccccccccaaaccccaaaatcccccgaattcaccccaaaaatccccctccccccccctcaccaGGACGCCCCCCGTCctcccccacagcccccgcAGGGCCTGGGCCctctggccccgccccctcagcccctccagGGCGCGCCGACCAATCACGAGCTCCCACTGGGCCTAGGGGGCGGCGCCAAGACAGAGGGGCGTGGTCAGGGGCGGGGCCACGAGGGGcttgggggcagcggggagggggcggggcttgaaGGAGAGGGGCGTGGCCACGCTTGGCCCCGCCCCCGGAGGGGAGGGGCTCACCTGGGGGCCAGGTGGGAGCAGGGGGCGGAGGAAGACGGGGCCGAAGTGGGCGGGGCCTGGCGTGGCTCCGCCCCCTGTGGGCGGGGCAAAAGGGGGGTCAGGGCCCCGCCCCCAAAGGGCCTTAAAGGGGCCCAAATCCCCCCTAAAATTGCCCCAAATTGCCCCAAATTcaccccagccccccccaaaattccccaaatccccccaaatttGCTCAAAGTCCCCTCAAAATCCCCTAAAATTGCCCTAAATCTCtccaaaatgccccaaatccccttaaatccccccaaatcccccataGAGAGACTAAATTTCCCCAAATCTCCCCAAAATTGCCCCTAATCCCCCCAAAATTGTCCCTAATCCCTTCAATCCCCCCCTAAAATTGCTCCAAatcccccaaaatgccccaaatcccccccagcCACCCTaaacctccccaaatccccccaaaattcCCCCGTAGCGACCCAAAACCGCCCCAAATTGCCCAAAACCGCCGGAATTCGCCCCAAAAATCCCTGCCCGTACCGTGGCGCAGGCGCTCCGCCAGCTCCCTCAGGGCCTCGCTGGGCTCCACGCAGACGAACTGCTGCAGGCTGCGGCCCCACACGCCCTGCGCCGCCCTATAGGGGACAGACCCCATGGatccccccccagaccccccccaaaacccaacagaccccccccaaacccctatAGGGGACCACCCAGCCCCTATAGACCCCCTATAGCCCCTCACCAGCACGCGGCCCCCAGCCCGGAGCCGAAGTCCAGCAGGGTCCTGGGGGCGAAGTCGGGGGCTCGGGCCTggatctggggggggggaagcggggtcagccccaaaacccccccaaaaaaaaacacaaaattggCCAGAACGGCCCAAAATGGCCCCAAAACGGCCCCAACCTCACTCAGCGCCCGCCCCGCGGCCGCGTAGTCCCGCGCCAGCCGAGCCACCAGGTAGCCCCGAGCCGCCTCCGCCGTGACCctgggggggaaaggggggccCTATAGGGGCTATAGGGCCCCTGTGGGACCCCACACGCCCCTATAgggccccaaaaccccccataGGGCCCCAAAACCCCCTTTTAGGGTCTCTATAGGGTCCCCCCGCCCCTATagggccccccccgggcacctcACTTCGGGCTCCGGGCTCCGGCTCCGCTTCCTGGCTCCCGAAGCCCCCGGGGACCCACAGACGTCTATAGGGGATATGGGGAAGGGGTGGGGGTGACGTCACCGCTCCCGTTGATGACATCATCACCCCCCCGATGACGTCACCGCCCCGCTCACCGGGGGGGCGCCGCCCCCACAGCCGCAGCCTCAGCGCCTCCGCCTGCTCCCGGCTCCAGCCTataggggaaagggggggaaaagggggggaaaagggggtcAGCACGGCCCTATAGACCCCTATAGATCCCCTATAAGCCCCTATAGGTCCCTTATAACCCTTACATGGTCCCTATGGATCCCCTATATGGCCCCTATGGAGCTCCTAGAACCCCTATAGATTCCCTATAGACCTCCTACAGACCCCCTAtagctcccccccagcccctatAACCCCCCTACAGATCCCCTATAGCCCCTACGGATCCCCTATAGATCCCCTGTAGCCCCCTTATAACCTGCGTATAATCCCCTACAGCCCCTATAACCCTCCTATAACCCCCAAAACAGCTCCTGTAACCCCCCTATAGATCCCCTATGACCCCCTATAGATCCCCTATaaccccccacagcccccccatatcccccacagccccccatagcccccccatagccccccatagcccccccataccccccatagccccccatagcccccccatatcccccatacctccctcctgcagcaggatctTCGCCGCCCGTGCCagggccgggggcagctgcagggccccGGGGTGCACGGCCCCCGCGTGCTGCAGGGACGGGGTCAGCGGGGCCCTACAGGGGGCCCTACAGAACCGCAGGGACCCCCCAGGCCCACGGGGACCCCCCAGGCCCTATAGGGACCCCATAGGTCCCATAGGGACCCCATAAACCCCCCCAGAGCACCACAGGGACCCTatagggaccccccccagcccctatAGAGACCCCATAGAGCCCAATAGGGACCCCCATAGGGAACCCCAGGCACTATAGGGAccccccacaaccccccagAGCCCCATAGGGACCCCCTAGAGCCCTATAGGGACCCCCTCAGCCCCTATAGGGACCCCATATGCCCCATAAGGACCCCGCAGACGCTATAGggaccccccaaaccccccccaaatccctatagggacccccccagcccctatAGAGACCCCATAGAGCCCTATAGGGACCCCCATAGGGAACCCCAGGCACTATAGGGAccccccacaaccccccagagccccatagggaccccatagaccccataaGGACCCCCCAGACCCTATAGGGactccccaaaatccccccaaatccccacagGGACCCTacagggacccccccagcccctacagggcccccccagagccccccatagggaccccataggcccccaggccccgcccccttcccgCCATGCCTTgcgccccgccgctccccgcgccccccacggggcccgcagcagccgccgcGCGGCCATGGGCGCCGCCATTttggcccccagccccacgtgaCACCGAGGCGGCCAATGGGAAGCGAGGACCGGCGCGTGATTGACAGGCGCTTCCCCTCCGCCCCCTCGCTCATTTGCATGCGCGCCGCTGATTGGCTGCGAGCCCCGCTCTTAAGCTGCGCCCCGCCCCCAGGCCTCGCAGTCGGCCCCGGAGCCCGCCCGAGGCCTCCCCGCCCGCAGCGCGGGGCCCGGAAGCACCGGGAaacccccagggacccccccggggacccccgaaacccccccgggaccctccgggacccccccggccaTGGAGGTGCTGCGGTGAGCGCGGGGAGCGGCccgggggcagcggcggcggaGGGGGCATGGGCGGCGCCATCTTGGATTGGAGGCGAAGAGGGCGGCGCCATCTTGGGCGGGGGCTATGGGGTCGGGTGGGAGCCGCCATCTTGGGTGTGGCGGCGGCCATTATGAGTGGGCGCCGCCATTTTGGGGGGGAGGCGCCGTGACACCGGGAGCCGCCACGTTGATGGCGGCGCCCCGCTAGAGGCGGCCATCTTGAAGGCGTGGCTTCTTTCTCGCCCCGCCCCCTGTCAGGACGGTGGCCCGCAAGGCCtggcccgccccggccccgcccccgcggCCATTTTGGGTGTGCGACCACcgccgggggcggccccggggggtgCTGGCGGCCGGCCTGGAGGAGCTGCGGGGGCAGGTGAGGCCCCAACTGCCCCCGGGACCCCCTAATTGCCCCCTGGGGCGCCTTAATTACCCCCCTGGACCCCCTAATTACTCCCACGGTCGTTAATTACCCCCCAGACCCCCGGTAATTGCCCCCCAGGGGCACTAATTGCCCCCTTGGGAGCCCCCTGATtgcccccaggaccccccacAATTGCCCCCAGGCCACCAGTAATTGCCCCCACCCATCCCTAGTTACCCCCCAGACCCCTAATTGCCCCCAAGGTTCCCTCTAATTACCCCCAAGAACCAAAATTGCCCCCCTTGGATCCCCCCAGTTACCCCCCAACACCCCGTAATTGCCCCCTTGGGAGCACCCTAATTGCCCCAAGGCCCCTTTAATTACCCCCAAGACCCATAATTGGCCCCCAAGACCCACAATTGCCCCTTGGGAGCCCATaaaattgcccccaaagccCCTAATTGCCCCCAAAACCTGAAATtaccccccaagcccccctaTAATTACCTATAATTGCTCCTGGGGACCCCATAAAATTACCACCAAAGCCCCTAATTGCCCCAAGAACCTTAAATTGCCCCTGGGGAGCCCCCAAATTGCACTCAGACCCCATAATTGACCCCACAACCCAAAAAAATCACCCCATAAACTGCCCCACCGACCCTATAATTGCCCCCAGGACCCACAATTGCCCCTAGGGAACCCCTCAAATTACCCCCGGGACCCCAAGTTGCCCCGTGGGAGCCTGCTAATTGTCCCCAGGCTCCCCCAAATCGCATTCAGGTCCCATAATTCACCCCACAACCCAAATGATTCGCCCCTTAATTGCCCCCACGACCTGCAATTGCCCCTGGGGAACCCCTAAAATTACCCCCCAAGCTCCCAATTACCCCCAGGAGGGCCCTAATTGCCCCCCAGTCAAACTCTGGTCCAAAAATCGACCCCACAACCCAACCAAATCACCCCATAACCACCCTGTTGACCCTAATAACTGCCCCACTGACCCCATAACTACCCCCCCGACCCCGTAATTGCCCCCCGGGGCAGGCTGCCGAGGCTCTGGGCCTGTCCCTGCCGGTGGAGCTGGTGCTGGCGGAGGACGGCACGGCCGTGGACACCGAGGGCTTCTTGGGAGCGCTGCCGCCCCACACCCCGCTGGTGGCTTTGGGGCCGGGCCAGCGCTGGGAACCCCCGAAGGTGAGcccaaaaaaccccaaaaacccccttCTGGTGCTTGGCgcccctaaaaaaaaacatattttttgtcCCCAAAACCGCAGGCGGTGACGTTTGGGGGGCAGtgggagccccccggggcaCGGGGCGGGGACGAGGTGGCGCGGGTGACGGTGGCGCTGGCGCGCGCCGGGCCCCAGGA contains these protein-coding regions:
- the CIDEB gene encoding lipid transferase CIDEB isoform X3, whose product is MGSEDRRVIDRRFPSAPSLICMRAADWLRAPLLSCAPPPGLAVGPGARPRPPRPQRGARKHRETPRDPPGDPRNPPGTLRDPPGHGGAAAVTFGGQWEPPGARGGDEVARVTVALARAGPQDLVGRLRVTAAVRGLRCDVVGLGPERLLRELLRLLAATTRAVGQSLLNLSALLRRLLDSAPQRGRAYKH
- the NOP10 gene encoding H/ACA ribonucleoprotein complex subunit 3, with protein sequence MEIHKGRGLSRTGTTTPSSPCGHSAQAPPPPLPLPPSSPPFSLLAAAAMFLQYYHNERGERVYTLKKTSPAGSPTFSAHPARFSPDDRFSRHRLVLKRRFGVLLTQQPRPLL
- the CIDEB gene encoding lipid transferase CIDEB isoform X1, which gives rise to MGSEDRRVIDRRFPSAPSLICMRAADWLRAPLLSCAPPPGLAVGPGARPRPPRPQRGARKHRETPRDPPGDPRNPPGTLRDPPGHGGAAAAEALGLSLPVELVLAEDGTAVDTEGFLGALPPHTPLVALGPGQRWEPPKAVTFGGQWEPPGARGGDEVARVTVALARAGPQDLVGRLRVTAAVRGLRCDVVGLGPERLLRELLRLLAATTRAVGQSLLNLSALLRRLLDSAPQRGRAYKH
- the LOC137846571 gene encoding putative cuticle collagen 91, translated to MAAPMAARRLLRAPWGARGAAGRKHAGAVHPGALQLPPALARAAKILLQEGGWSREQAEALRLRLWGRRPPDVCGSPGASGARKRSRSPEPEVRVTAEAARGYLVARLARDYAAAGRALSEGGAGRVGPQPAAVRLRGAQRGPEGAGGAPAPRGRSHARPRPLRPRLPPPPAPTWPPGPVGARDWSARPGGAEGAGPEGPGPAGAVGEDGGRPGAVGERDPRRAPGADGGTGGAAAGT
- the CIDEB gene encoding lipid transferase CIDEB isoform X2; this encodes MEVLRTVARKAWPAPAPPPRPFWVCDHRRGRPRGVLAAGLEELRGQAAEALGLSLPVELVLAEDGTAVDTEGFLGALPPHTPLVALGPGQRWEPPKAVTFGGQWEPPGARGGDEVARVTVALARAGPQDLVGRLRVTAAVRGLRCDVVGLGPERLLRELLRLLAATTRAVGQSLLNLSALLRRLLDSAPQRGRAYKH